A single Melopsittacus undulatus isolate bMelUnd1 chromosome 11, bMelUnd1.mat.Z, whole genome shotgun sequence DNA region contains:
- the EXOC7 gene encoding exocyst complex component 7 isoform X7 — protein sequence MIPTEEVSARRKEIEYKLKQEELTLSFIKDSLEKSDQLTKNMVAILSSFESRLMKLENSIIPVYKQTENLQRLQENVEKTLSCLDHVISYYHVAKDTEKIIKEGPTGRLEEYLNCMDKIQKAVEYFQDNNPDSPELNRVKSLFERGKESLESEFRSLMTRHTKPVPPILILDLISGDDDMEPQEEMFLEHLPEGVLHDIIRISGWLVENGRNQDFMTVYFQIRSVQLDRSIKGLKDHFRKNSSSTGVPYSPAIQNKRKDTPTKKPVKRPGRDDVFDIEIDAYIHCVSAFVKLAQSEYQLLTDIVPEHHQKKTFDSLIQESLDNLIMEGDNIVSAARKAIIRHDYSAVLTIFPILKHLKQMKPEFDQVLQGTAAGTKNKLPGLITSMETTGAKALEEFADNIKNDPDKEYNMPKDGTVHELTSNAILFLQQLLDFQETAGAMLASQETSSSASSYSSEFSRRLLSTYICKVLGNLQLNLLSKSKVYEDPALSAIFLHNNYNYILKSLEKSELIQLVAVTQKTAERSYRELIEQQIQTYQRSWLKVTDYILERNLPVFQPGVKLKDKERQMIKERFKGFNDGLEELCKIQKAWAIPDMEQRDKIRRAQKTIVKETYGAFLNRYGNVPFTKNPEKYIKYQVDQVGEMIEKLFDTSA from the exons ATGATCCCCACCGAGGAGGTGTCGGCCCGCAGGAAGGAGATCGAGTACAAGCTGAAGCAG GAAGAATTAACTCTGTCCTTCATCAAAGACAGCCTTGAGAAGAGTGACCAGCTCACAAAGAACATG GTTGCTATCCTCTCCTCCTTTGAAAGTCGTTTGATGAAGCTGGAGAACTCCATCATCCCAGTCTATAAACAGACAGAGAACCTGCAGCGCTTGCAGGAGAATGTGGAGAAGACCCTGTCCTGCTTGGATCATGTCATCAGTTACTACCATGTGGCTAAAGACACAGAGAAGATCATAAAGGAAGG cccTACTGGGAGGCTGGAGGAATACTTGAATTGCATGGACAAAATCCAGAAGGCAGTGGAATACTTCCAGGACAACAATCCTGACAGCCCAGAGCTGAACCGTGTG AAATCCCTCTTTGAGAGGGGCAAGGAGTCCCTGGAGTCAGAGTTCCGCAGCCTGATGACACGACACACCAAGCCAGTGCCACCCATCCTCATCTTGGACCTTATCAGTGGGGATGATGACATGGAGCCCCAGGAGGAGATGTTTTTGGAGCACCTCCCGGAAGGTGTCCTGCATGATATCATCCGCATTTCTGGATGGCTGGTGGAAAATGGCAGGAATCAAG ATTTCATGACAGTTTACTTCCAAATCCGCTCGGTCCAACTGGACCGCTCCATCAAGGGGCTGAAGGACCATTTCCGTAAGAACAGCTCCTCCACAGGGGTTCCCTATTCCCCTGCCATCCAGAACAAAAGGAAGGACACTCCCACCAAGAAGCCAGTTAAGAGACCAG GGAGGGACGACGTCTTTGACATCGAGATTGACGCGTACATTCACTGTGTTAGTGCCTTTGTCAAACTAGCCCAGAGCGAGTACCAGCTCCTGACAGACATCGTCCCTGAGCACCACCAGAAGAAGACCTTTgattccctcatccag GAGTCACTGGATAACTTGATCATGGAGGGGGATAATATTGTCTCAGCTGCCCGCAAAGCCATCATCCGACACGACTATTCAGCTGTGCTCACAATCTTCCCCATCCTCAAGCATCTGAAGCAGATGAAGCCAGAGTTTGACCAGGTCTTGCAG GGAACTGCGGCAGGCACCAAGAACAAACTGCCAGGGCTGATCACTTCCATGGAGACCACTGGTGCGAAGGCACTGGAAGAGTTTGCAGACAACATTAAG AATGATCCGGACAAGGAATACAACATGCCAAAAGATGGGACAGTTCATGAACTCACCAGCAAT GCCATCCTTTTCCTCCAGCAATTGTTGGATTTCCAGGAGACAGCAGGTGCCATGCTGGCATCACAAG agacCAGCTCTTCAGCTAGTAGTTACAGCTCGGAGTTCAGCAGGCGGCTGCTGAGCACCTACATCT gcaaagtgctgggcaACTTGCAGCTTAATCTTCTCAGTAAATCCAAGGTTTATGAAGACCCAGCTTTGAGTGCTATTTTCCTGCACAACAACTACAATTACATTCTGAAATCTCTGGAAAA ATCTGAGCTGATCCAGTTGGTAGCTGTGACACAGAAGACAGCTGAGAGGTCTTATCGAGAGCTCATTGAGCAGCAGATCCAGACCTACCAGCGCAG CTGGCTGAAGGTGACAGACTATATCTTGGAGAGAAACCTGCCTGTCTTTCAACCAGGAGTGAAG CTCAAGGATAAGGAAAGGCAGATGATAAAGGAGCGCTTTAAG GGATTTAATGAcgggctggaggagctgtgtaAGATCCAGAAGGCCTGGGCAATTCCAGATATGGAGCAACGGGACAAAATCCGCCGGGCACAGAAAACCATTGTGAAAGAGACCTATGGTGCCTTCTTGAACAG ATATGGCAACGTGCCCTTCACCAAGAACCCTGAGAAGTACATCAAATACCAGGTTGACCAGGTTGGGGAGATGATTGAGAAGCTGTTTGACACCTCAGCATGA
- the EXOC7 gene encoding exocyst complex component 7 isoform X6, whose amino-acid sequence MIPTEEVSARRKEIEYKLKQEELTLSFIKDSLEKSDQLTKNMVAILSSFESRLMKLENSIIPVYKQTENLQRLQENVEKTLSCLDHVISYYHVAKDTEKIIKEGPTGRLEEYLNCMDKIQKAVEYFQDNNPDSPELNRVKSLFERGKESLESEFRSLMTRHTKPVPPILILDLISGDDDMEPQEEMFLEHLPEGVLHDIIRISGWLVENGRNQDFMTVYFQIRSVQLDRSIKGLKDHFRKNSSSTGVPYSPAIQNKRKDTPTKKPVKRPGHEHDLRVKHLSDALSDKHGPAAGRDDVFDIEIDAYIHCVSAFVKLAQSEYQLLTDIVPEHHQKKTFDSLIQESLDNLIMEGDNIVSAARKAIIRHDYSAVLTIFPILKHLKQMKPEFDQVLQGTAAGTKNKLPGLITSMETTGAKALEEFADNIKNDPDKEYNMPKDGTVHELTSNAILFLQQLLDFQETAGAMLASQETSSSASSYSSEFSRRLLSTYICKVLGNLQLNLLSKSKVYEDPALSAIFLHNNYNYILKSLEKSELIQLVAVTQKTAERSYRELIEQQIQTYQRSWLKVTDYILERNLPVFQPGVKLKDKERQMIKERFKGFNDGLEELCKIQKAWAIPDMEQRDKIRRAQKTIVKETYGAFLNRYGNVPFTKNPEKYIKYQVDQVGEMIEKLFDTSA is encoded by the exons ATGATCCCCACCGAGGAGGTGTCGGCCCGCAGGAAGGAGATCGAGTACAAGCTGAAGCAG GAAGAATTAACTCTGTCCTTCATCAAAGACAGCCTTGAGAAGAGTGACCAGCTCACAAAGAACATG GTTGCTATCCTCTCCTCCTTTGAAAGTCGTTTGATGAAGCTGGAGAACTCCATCATCCCAGTCTATAAACAGACAGAGAACCTGCAGCGCTTGCAGGAGAATGTGGAGAAGACCCTGTCCTGCTTGGATCATGTCATCAGTTACTACCATGTGGCTAAAGACACAGAGAAGATCATAAAGGAAGG cccTACTGGGAGGCTGGAGGAATACTTGAATTGCATGGACAAAATCCAGAAGGCAGTGGAATACTTCCAGGACAACAATCCTGACAGCCCAGAGCTGAACCGTGTG AAATCCCTCTTTGAGAGGGGCAAGGAGTCCCTGGAGTCAGAGTTCCGCAGCCTGATGACACGACACACCAAGCCAGTGCCACCCATCCTCATCTTGGACCTTATCAGTGGGGATGATGACATGGAGCCCCAGGAGGAGATGTTTTTGGAGCACCTCCCGGAAGGTGTCCTGCATGATATCATCCGCATTTCTGGATGGCTGGTGGAAAATGGCAGGAATCAAG ATTTCATGACAGTTTACTTCCAAATCCGCTCGGTCCAACTGGACCGCTCCATCAAGGGGCTGAAGGACCATTTCCGTAAGAACAGCTCCTCCACAGGGGTTCCCTATTCCCCTGCCATCCAGAACAAAAGGAAGGACACTCCCACCAAGAAGCCAGTTAAGAGACCAG GTCATGAGCATGACTTACGGGTTAAACACCTTTCCGATGCCCTGAGCGACAAGCATGGGCCAGCTGCGG GGAGGGACGACGTCTTTGACATCGAGATTGACGCGTACATTCACTGTGTTAGTGCCTTTGTCAAACTAGCCCAGAGCGAGTACCAGCTCCTGACAGACATCGTCCCTGAGCACCACCAGAAGAAGACCTTTgattccctcatccag GAGTCACTGGATAACTTGATCATGGAGGGGGATAATATTGTCTCAGCTGCCCGCAAAGCCATCATCCGACACGACTATTCAGCTGTGCTCACAATCTTCCCCATCCTCAAGCATCTGAAGCAGATGAAGCCAGAGTTTGACCAGGTCTTGCAG GGAACTGCGGCAGGCACCAAGAACAAACTGCCAGGGCTGATCACTTCCATGGAGACCACTGGTGCGAAGGCACTGGAAGAGTTTGCAGACAACATTAAG AATGATCCGGACAAGGAATACAACATGCCAAAAGATGGGACAGTTCATGAACTCACCAGCAAT GCCATCCTTTTCCTCCAGCAATTGTTGGATTTCCAGGAGACAGCAGGTGCCATGCTGGCATCACAAG agacCAGCTCTTCAGCTAGTAGTTACAGCTCGGAGTTCAGCAGGCGGCTGCTGAGCACCTACATCT gcaaagtgctgggcaACTTGCAGCTTAATCTTCTCAGTAAATCCAAGGTTTATGAAGACCCAGCTTTGAGTGCTATTTTCCTGCACAACAACTACAATTACATTCTGAAATCTCTGGAAAA ATCTGAGCTGATCCAGTTGGTAGCTGTGACACAGAAGACAGCTGAGAGGTCTTATCGAGAGCTCATTGAGCAGCAGATCCAGACCTACCAGCGCAG CTGGCTGAAGGTGACAGACTATATCTTGGAGAGAAACCTGCCTGTCTTTCAACCAGGAGTGAAG CTCAAGGATAAGGAAAGGCAGATGATAAAGGAGCGCTTTAAG GGATTTAATGAcgggctggaggagctgtgtaAGATCCAGAAGGCCTGGGCAATTCCAGATATGGAGCAACGGGACAAAATCCGCCGGGCACAGAAAACCATTGTGAAAGAGACCTATGGTGCCTTCTTGAACAG ATATGGCAACGTGCCCTTCACCAAGAACCCTGAGAAGTACATCAAATACCAGGTTGACCAGGTTGGGGAGATGATTGAGAAGCTGTTTGACACCTCAGCATGA